One window of the Leptospira koniambonensis genome contains the following:
- a CDS encoding SDR family NAD(P)-dependent oxidoreductase has translation MDTQLKDKIALVTGSTAGIGLAIATGLAAEGAQVIVNGRTKTRVEEAISTIQQKVPKANLLGVEADFSSKEEVNKIVSKFSNVDILVNNVGIFEPKDFVDIPDEDWIRFFEVNVLSGVRLSRAYLPSMLKKNWGRILFISSESGIQIPNEMIHYGVTKSAQISLGRGIAELTKGTNVTVNSILPGPTRSEGVEGFLEDLAKQQNVSTATVEKEFFKNARPTSLLQRFATVEEIANLAVYLSSPLSSATNGAALRVDGGVVKSAF, from the coding sequence ATGGATACCCAACTCAAAGATAAAATCGCATTAGTCACAGGATCAACCGCAGGAATTGGGCTCGCAATCGCCACAGGCCTTGCGGCAGAAGGAGCACAGGTCATCGTAAACGGAAGGACCAAGACAAGAGTAGAAGAGGCAATCTCTACCATCCAGCAAAAAGTCCCCAAAGCAAATCTTCTTGGAGTGGAAGCGGATTTTTCCAGTAAGGAAGAAGTAAACAAAATCGTATCAAAATTTTCTAATGTAGATATTCTCGTAAATAATGTTGGTATTTTCGAACCCAAAGATTTTGTAGATATTCCGGACGAAGATTGGATCCGTTTTTTCGAAGTGAATGTTCTAAGCGGGGTCAGACTTTCCAGAGCTTATTTACCTTCTATGCTTAAAAAGAACTGGGGAAGGATCTTATTTATATCCAGTGAATCTGGAATACAGATCCCAAATGAAATGATCCATTATGGAGTTACAAAAAGTGCTCAGATCTCTTTAGGCAGAGGAATTGCAGAACTCACAAAGGGAACTAATGTAACTGTAAATTCTATTCTACCGGGACCAACTCGTTCGGAAGGTGTCGAGGGATTTTTAGAAGATCTAGCTAAACAACAAAACGTTTCCACCGCAACTGTAGAAAAAGAATTTTTCAAAAACGCAAGGCCTACTTCTCTTTTACAAAGATTCGCAACAGTAGAAGAAATCGCAAATCTCGCGGTATATCTTTCTTCTCCACTTTCTTCCGCAACAAATGGTGCTGCTCTCCGAGTAGATGGAGGAGTGGTAAAGTCTGCATTCTAA
- a CDS encoding methylated-DNA--[protein]-cysteine S-methyltransferase has translation MILSKEIQTPLGILLAGAVEKGICLLEFTEKERLELQLTRLKKVLGEDIQPGESKFFRLLEEQLQEYFEGKRKDFDIPLVVLGTDFQKKAWEALHSVIYGKTNSYEAQAIRIGDKNAVRAVAKANGENRIAILIPCHRIVGKSGDLTGYGGGLWRKKFLLELEQKFSDSPTLPFFRGE, from the coding sequence ATGATCCTCAGTAAAGAAATCCAAACCCCTTTAGGAATACTTCTCGCGGGCGCCGTGGAAAAAGGTATCTGCCTTTTGGAATTCACAGAAAAAGAGAGGTTGGAACTCCAACTCACTCGTCTCAAAAAAGTTTTGGGAGAAGATATCCAACCCGGAGAAAGTAAGTTTTTCAGGTTATTAGAAGAACAGCTCCAGGAATATTTCGAAGGTAAAAGAAAAGATTTCGATATTCCTCTAGTGGTCTTAGGCACTGATTTTCAGAAAAAAGCGTGGGAAGCATTACATTCAGTAATTTACGGTAAGACAAATTCCTACGAGGCTCAGGCAATCCGGATCGGGGATAAAAACGCGGTCCGAGCAGTTGCAAAGGCAAACGGAGAAAATCGGATCGCGATCTTGATCCCATGTCATAGGATTGTTGGCAAAAGTGGAGATCTAACTGGATACGGCGGAGGTCTTTGGAGAAAAAAATTCCTGCTCGAGTTAGAGCAAAAATTTTCTGATTCTCCTACCTTACCTTTTTTCCGAGGTGAATGA
- a CDS encoding amidohydrolase family protein, giving the protein MAPQIRKISGKFQNSKGSFIGTVELDPKTGLIVSIQKDKVLQSSNVEELAFDPDKFTIFSGFGDIHVHAREDESGKHKYKEDFLSAGNAAINGGVIHIADMPNNPIPPTDDITYSKKRELADHSPVRITLYAGIGPHTKPLKAHVPYKAFMGPSIGELFFYSNEQLEETIRHYKGCNISFHCEDPEILEKSQNETYHEDRRPAIAETLATDFALYLIEKYELVGKLCHYSTEEGLKKIIDARKRGVKVKCEVTPTHLYFDRTMLTDENRHWFQMNPPLRGPEDKDALLQGVKEGWIDFLATDHAPHSIEEKLKGTSGISQLDTYSLFVTWLHKTAGISLEKISEICAENPGDFVAEFLPKEYGKGFGKIEEGYCGSFTILDFETPTTFKKEDIKSKSGWSPFEGVIFPGSIISVIHLGKKVR; this is encoded by the coding sequence ATGGCTCCTCAAATCCGGAAAATTTCGGGAAAATTCCAAAACTCCAAAGGTTCTTTTATAGGTACAGTGGAGCTGGACCCAAAAACAGGCCTCATAGTTTCTATCCAAAAAGACAAAGTATTACAATCTTCTAATGTGGAGGAATTGGCATTTGATCCAGATAAGTTTACGATTTTTTCTGGTTTCGGCGATATTCATGTGCATGCAAGAGAAGATGAATCTGGAAAACATAAATACAAAGAAGATTTTTTATCTGCCGGAAATGCAGCGATCAATGGAGGTGTGATCCATATCGCGGACATGCCTAATAATCCTATTCCTCCTACTGACGATATTACTTACTCTAAAAAGAGAGAACTCGCGGATCATTCTCCAGTTCGTATCACTTTATATGCAGGTATAGGTCCTCATACAAAACCTCTAAAGGCTCATGTTCCGTATAAAGCGTTCATGGGTCCTTCGATCGGAGAATTATTTTTTTATTCCAATGAGCAATTAGAAGAAACGATCCGTCATTACAAAGGATGTAATATTAGTTTTCATTGTGAAGATCCTGAAATTTTAGAAAAAAGCCAAAACGAAACATATCATGAGGATAGAAGGCCCGCTATTGCTGAAACTTTAGCTACTGACTTTGCACTATATTTGATCGAAAAATATGAACTGGTCGGAAAGTTATGCCATTATTCTACGGAAGAAGGTTTAAAGAAGATCATAGATGCTAGAAAGAGAGGAGTCAAAGTAAAATGTGAAGTGACTCCTACTCATTTATACTTTGATAGAACCATGCTCACCGACGAAAATCGACATTGGTTCCAAATGAATCCACCTTTAAGAGGACCTGAAGACAAGGATGCTTTACTCCAAGGAGTCAAAGAGGGTTGGATCGATTTCTTAGCTACTGATCATGCTCCTCATTCTATTGAAGAAAAACTAAAAGGTACATCCGGTATTTCACAACTCGACACTTATTCTTTATTCGTGACTTGGTTGCATAAGACGGCAGGGATTTCTCTGGAAAAAATTTCAGAGATCTGTGCAGAGAATCCTGGAGATTTTGTAGCTGAGTTTTTGCCTAAAGAATACGGAAAAGGTTTTGGAAAGATCGAAGAAGGTTATTGCGGAAGTTTTACTATTCTAGATTTTGAAACTCCAACTACATTCAAAAAAGAAGATATAAAAAGTAAGAGTGGGTGGTCTCCTTTCGAAGGCGTTATATTCCCAGGGAGTATAATATCTGTCATTCACCTCGGAAAAAAGGTAAGGTAG
- a CDS encoding tetratricopeptide repeat protein, whose product MAVLTFSSVSYLTGFLLSGLCAFFLLIRKEKYETTLHLGWVFLYCALLELSFLLGTSFFHPLSFLHRWLSLPSAFLLCAHLCLYFFLLNSQASEKTGRILLGAGYFLALSILVLHIVGTIFAKPVYDFGGGVYDVIHRADERIIFWFGIIYVSVILLFGVWRGFQAHRSDIQLMALSLWVPFLLLLGTTILFHLKEIAYPIDRAIGLSFWNPIFLTALFLAWLIHLRASGEAFSLRSPILLGIVLLLLFVFQGSSWLFLQPGLESFNETVKERLKAQDLSPDSYLLSVQDNDGFVLTASGGLETSFFVESKRDLILSFIWNNPSALNKEFPSYAKVAESLKGSEKYSENLINFSKGLEKVRKKIKSLPPKDIRDGILEQISPEGKEEKFALFLKILSGSVKNSSAEGEALRSFTLDQMRELVPEGEPRFRRIPGLAMGEYYYSIIQKSPGKTQVKEIGIPYQEFLAFETGLLKKPVLAFLVCILLFSIAINSFFSFFVIHPLDRLYSALELATEGDLQRELHPEAWDEIGSLADQFNRMVQSIRTEASSEYSSFSRSESPSKSGGGISSWKEISDRIKKTSSVSELRRFLSDLQGSQDSHPVRSKLILKLGLKIKDYQTAYMAAQELREMGIVKDPEMLFILSYCAKKMGDIQEAIRLSEELRSISEGHAQNNLHLADMYYHTNRLDEARDLAIEIRKEQGPSAAITKLLNAIEKKGA is encoded by the coding sequence ATGGCTGTTTTAACTTTTTCCAGCGTCAGTTATCTTACCGGATTTCTTCTTTCCGGGCTCTGCGCTTTTTTTCTTTTAATTAGAAAGGAAAAATACGAAACAACCTTACATTTAGGCTGGGTATTCTTATACTGCGCGTTACTCGAGCTTTCCTTTTTACTCGGGACTTCTTTCTTTCACCCTCTTTCTTTTTTACATAGATGGCTTTCTTTACCTTCTGCGTTTTTACTATGCGCCCATCTATGTTTATACTTTTTCCTACTGAATTCACAAGCTTCTGAAAAGACAGGAAGGATTTTATTAGGCGCCGGATATTTTCTGGCCTTAAGTATATTGGTCCTTCATATAGTAGGAACAATATTTGCGAAACCTGTTTATGATTTTGGTGGAGGAGTTTACGACGTAATCCATCGGGCCGACGAAAGAATTATATTCTGGTTCGGGATCATTTATGTTTCTGTAATATTGCTCTTCGGTGTTTGGAGAGGTTTTCAAGCTCATAGATCAGATATTCAGCTAATGGCACTTTCTCTTTGGGTGCCTTTTTTACTTCTTCTTGGAACAACGATACTTTTTCATTTAAAAGAAATTGCTTATCCGATAGATAGGGCTATCGGCCTTTCTTTTTGGAATCCTATTTTTTTAACTGCATTATTTCTAGCGTGGTTGATCCATTTGAGAGCCTCCGGAGAAGCTTTCAGTCTTAGATCTCCCATTCTACTTGGGATCGTATTGTTATTATTATTCGTATTCCAAGGAAGTAGTTGGTTATTCTTACAACCTGGATTAGAATCCTTTAATGAAACAGTAAAGGAAAGATTGAAGGCTCAGGATCTATCTCCTGATTCTTATTTACTTTCTGTTCAAGACAATGATGGATTTGTTCTAACTGCTTCCGGCGGGTTGGAGACTTCTTTTTTTGTAGAATCCAAAAGAGATCTGATCCTTTCCTTCATTTGGAATAATCCATCTGCTTTAAATAAAGAATTCCCTTCTTATGCAAAGGTTGCTGAGTCTTTAAAAGGTTCAGAGAAATATTCTGAAAACCTAATTAATTTTTCCAAAGGTTTGGAGAAGGTCCGTAAAAAGATCAAAAGCCTTCCACCTAAAGATATCCGAGACGGGATTTTGGAACAAATCTCTCCTGAAGGTAAAGAGGAGAAGTTTGCATTATTCTTAAAAATACTTTCCGGCTCTGTTAAAAATTCTTCGGCAGAAGGAGAGGCATTACGAAGTTTTACATTGGATCAAATGAGGGAACTTGTCCCAGAAGGAGAGCCTCGATTTAGAAGGATTCCCGGACTTGCGATGGGAGAATATTATTATTCTATAATTCAAAAATCTCCAGGTAAAACCCAAGTAAAAGAGATCGGAATTCCTTATCAGGAATTTTTAGCTTTTGAGACTGGATTATTGAAAAAGCCAGTTCTTGCATTTTTAGTTTGTATTCTTCTTTTTTCTATCGCGATCAATTCATTTTTCTCCTTCTTTGTGATCCATCCTTTGGATAGATTATATTCTGCTTTGGAGCTTGCTACTGAAGGAGATCTACAAAGAGAACTACATCCAGAAGCTTGGGATGAGATTGGAAGTTTAGCGGATCAATTTAATAGAATGGTCCAGTCTATCCGAACGGAGGCAAGTTCTGAATATTCTTCTTTTAGTCGGAGTGAATCTCCGTCCAAATCTGGTGGAGGAATTTCATCTTGGAAAGAGATTTCAGATCGGATCAAAAAGACCAGTTCAGTTTCAGAATTAAGAAGGTTCCTTTCTGATCTACAAGGAAGCCAAGATTCACATCCAGTTCGTTCTAAGTTAATCTTAAAACTTGGATTGAAGATCAAGGATTATCAAACTGCTTATATGGCAGCGCAAGAATTAAGAGAGATGGGCATCGTGAAAGATCCTGAGATGCTTTTTATACTCTCTTATTGTGCTAAAAAAATGGGAGATATCCAAGAAGCTATCCGTTTGTCGGAAGAATTGAGATCAATCTCTGAGGGCCATGCTCAAAACAATCTGCATCTTGCAGATATGTATTATCATACTAATCGTTTGGATGAGGCCAGGGATCTTGCTATAGAAATTCGTAAAGAGCAGGGACCTTCTGCCGCAATTACGAAACTTTTGAATGCGATAGAAAAAAAAGGCGCCTGA
- a CDS encoding LIC_10572 family protein — protein sequence MANRRKPPRKTSGNKKQESSHKHPGGGTRGHQQKKRPEHGRPNRHQQHTVATKISETMKELPMKAPQQSGGSSGTLVKVIGFLAVALIVFFGYFIVQEYLDKTPVYGKHGWDEEAGSPVAWEDAVRYCSSRRKRLPDKEELKTFSKRADKKVKTIGLFWSTSAAGDKGDYMTVNLGSGDFSPSPSTNKFAVICVK from the coding sequence ATGGCGAACCGTCGTAAGCCTCCTCGCAAAACCTCAGGGAATAAAAAACAAGAATCTTCCCACAAACATCCAGGCGGAGGAACCCGCGGGCATCAGCAGAAAAAAAGACCGGAGCATGGTCGTCCGAATCGTCACCAACAGCATACTGTAGCTACTAAAATTTCAGAAACGATGAAAGAACTTCCAATGAAGGCTCCTCAACAATCCGGAGGAAGTTCGGGAACTCTTGTAAAAGTGATTGGGTTTCTCGCAGTAGCATTGATCGTATTTTTCGGATATTTTATCGTTCAGGAATATTTGGATAAAACCCCTGTTTATGGAAAACATGGTTGGGATGAAGAAGCTGGATCTCCAGTTGCTTGGGAAGATGCAGTTCGTTATTGTTCTTCCAGAAGAAAGAGACTTCCAGACAAGGAAGAGCTTAAAACATTCTCCAAAAGAGCAGACAAGAAGGTTAAAACTATCGGATTGTTTTGGTCTACGAGTGCCGCAGGAGATAAAGGGGACTATATGACCGTAAACTTAGGCAGTGGAGACTTTTCTCCAAGTCCCAGCACAAACAAATTCGCAGTAATTTGTGTGAAATGA
- a CDS encoding homoserine dehydrogenase, with product MQTIRIGLIGAGTVGSGVLKILSEESARFEKEYGISLNVHTICTRTPSKIAPISKLFSKVKITDDYKQVVGNPEIDTIIELVGGTTISEEIVLGALQSKQTVITANKALLSEKGEVIYKTAEENQTEIGFEASVGGSIPIIRAIRNCLAGDKVLGLYGILNGTTNFILSKMETEGLDYKEALKLAQEKGFAEADPSFDVEGIDTAHKISILGSLAFGEKIPLQNIVVEGITKITRLDIAFASDLGYRIKLLGLVRKLDGKVEARVQPVMIPKHHAFASVMNETNAVYYKTAFAGPGLIVGKGAGALPTASAVVSDLIYYSSRRGKNLPMERNRFPKASISEANQTEARYYLRFNTLDQPGVLAEIAKDLGTNGVSISSVRQNESEKEPAEVVVVTHPCVEASISASLGRIDASEVVLEPSVAIRLEDKL from the coding sequence ATGCAGACGATTCGAATCGGATTAATTGGCGCAGGCACGGTCGGCTCAGGAGTTCTTAAAATTCTTTCGGAAGAATCCGCAAGATTCGAAAAAGAATACGGTATCTCTCTAAATGTACATACTATTTGTACCAGAACTCCCTCTAAAATCGCCCCTATTTCTAAATTATTTTCCAAAGTAAAAATAACTGACGATTACAAACAAGTGGTGGGAAACCCCGAAATCGATACGATCATCGAACTTGTTGGAGGTACGACAATCTCCGAAGAGATCGTACTAGGTGCTTTACAATCCAAACAAACAGTAATTACAGCTAACAAGGCACTTCTTTCCGAAAAAGGAGAGGTCATTTATAAAACTGCAGAAGAGAACCAAACAGAAATTGGATTCGAAGCTTCTGTTGGTGGTTCTATTCCGATCATCCGAGCCATACGAAATTGTTTGGCGGGAGATAAGGTTCTAGGACTTTATGGGATCTTAAACGGAACAACTAACTTCATTCTTTCCAAAATGGAAACAGAAGGTTTAGATTATAAAGAAGCTCTAAAACTCGCCCAGGAAAAGGGATTTGCAGAAGCTGATCCAAGCTTCGACGTAGAAGGTATAGATACAGCTCATAAGATCAGTATTTTAGGATCTTTAGCCTTCGGAGAAAAAATCCCTCTCCAAAACATAGTGGTCGAAGGTATAACAAAGATTACACGACTAGACATCGCATTTGCTTCTGATCTGGGTTATAGGATCAAGTTACTCGGCCTTGTAAGAAAATTAGATGGAAAGGTAGAAGCCAGAGTCCAGCCTGTAATGATCCCAAAACATCATGCGTTTGCAAGTGTGATGAATGAGACAAATGCAGTGTATTACAAGACTGCATTTGCAGGCCCGGGTCTGATCGTGGGAAAAGGTGCAGGCGCATTGCCAACTGCGTCCGCAGTGGTTTCGGATCTGATCTATTACAGCTCAAGACGGGGCAAAAATCTTCCGATGGAAAGGAACAGATTTCCAAAAGCCTCTATATCTGAAGCCAACCAAACAGAAGCTAGATATTATCTGAGATTTAATACCTTGGACCAGCCAGGGGTTTTAGCGGAAATTGCAAAAGATTTGGGAACAAACGGAGTATCTATTTCTTCTGTTCGCCAAAACGAATCTGAAAAGGAACCTGCAGAAGTAGTCGTGGTCACACATCCATGCGTGGAAGCTTCGATTTCTGCGTCTTTAGGAAGGATAGATGCTTCCGAAGTGGTATTAGAACCCTCGGTCGCGATCCGCTTAGAAGACAAATTGTAA
- a CDS encoding STAS domain-containing protein, with product MAKTEFEGLYIETKRDSVGDKEVLVVIMNGKVTNSNAFEISRKINFVFDEGIYEIILDLSSLEYINSVGVATLLTLIKTVDQHNGKIVIGGLNHFLENVIRLMELPKKVAIYHTLDEAKTVFK from the coding sequence ATGGCAAAAACGGAATTCGAAGGCCTTTACATAGAAACTAAAAGAGACTCCGTCGGAGACAAAGAAGTTTTAGTCGTCATCATGAACGGAAAAGTGACGAATTCAAACGCTTTCGAAATTTCCAGAAAGATCAATTTCGTTTTCGACGAAGGGATCTACGAGATCATCTTAGACCTTTCTTCTTTGGAATATATCAATAGTGTTGGAGTTGCGACGCTTCTAACCTTGATCAAAACTGTAGACCAGCATAACGGAAAGATCGTGATCGGAGGATTGAATCACTTCTTAGAGAATGTGATCCGATTGATGGAATTACCTAAAAAGGTAGCGATCTATCATACTCTGGACGAGGCCAAAACGGTTTTTAAATAA
- a CDS encoding phosphopantothenoylcysteine decarboxylase: MAKYSKIIISSGPTREWIDPVRFISNASSGKMGYCLAEEATHLVKDVVYIRGLTEPKYSEPKGARVVKVETTLEMRDAVLKEVTSSSILIMAAAPADFRPKNANESKIKKEEGSDTLVLELIKNPDILVSVQEKIQAENLKDVLRIGFSAETDLLDQNALGKLKRKNLDFIVGNYVGKDSKGFGDLDTSVIIFGKEGSKKEIGPASKETIAKGILEYLDILSKQESII; the protein is encoded by the coding sequence TTGGCTAAATATTCAAAAATTATAATAAGCTCAGGACCTACCAGAGAGTGGATCGATCCAGTTCGTTTTATTTCGAATGCTTCTTCTGGAAAAATGGGATATTGTTTAGCAGAAGAAGCGACTCATTTAGTAAAAGATGTAGTTTATATTCGTGGTTTGACTGAGCCAAAATATTCTGAACCTAAAGGCGCAAGAGTTGTAAAGGTAGAAACTACTCTGGAAATGAGAGACGCGGTCTTGAAAGAAGTTACTTCTTCTTCTATCCTTATTATGGCAGCTGCACCTGCTGATTTTCGCCCTAAAAATGCAAATGAATCCAAGATCAAAAAAGAAGAAGGTAGCGACACCTTAGTTCTGGAACTGATCAAAAATCCGGACATACTTGTTTCGGTTCAAGAAAAGATCCAGGCAGAAAATCTGAAAGATGTGCTACGTATAGGCTTCTCCGCTGAAACAGATCTATTGGACCAAAATGCACTTGGTAAACTTAAAAGAAAAAATCTGGATTTTATAGTAGGGAATTACGTGGGCAAAGACTCCAAAGGTTTTGGAGACTTGGATACAAGTGTTATCATTTTTGGAAAAGAAGGTTCTAAAAAGGAAATTGGTCCCGCTTCTAAGGAGACCATTGCAAAAGGTATTTTAGAATATTTAGATATTCTTTCTAAACAAGAAAGTATTATTTAA
- a CDS encoding phosphopantothenoylcysteine decarboxylase — protein sequence MDKKDILIAVSGSIAAFRACELVRNLTKEGYPVSVIMTQNATKFIGPITFEALTGKKVQVDEYEQGMAHIDARNRAAVIAVVPATANIIAKMANGIADDLVTSTYLAAKCPVLVAPAMNPNMFTHPATQRNLARLKEDGVIILDPQEGVVVCGDEGYGKLADVPVMQKKILEQYLKTSK from the coding sequence ATGGACAAAAAGGATATTCTGATTGCAGTCAGCGGAAGTATCGCAGCTTTTAGAGCCTGCGAACTTGTGCGTAATCTTACTAAAGAAGGTTATCCTGTTTCTGTGATCATGACCCAGAATGCTACCAAGTTTATTGGTCCGATCACATTCGAGGCACTTACAGGTAAAAAAGTCCAGGTAGATGAATATGAGCAGGGAATGGCTCATATTGATGCAAGAAATCGTGCAGCTGTAATCGCTGTTGTTCCTGCTACCGCAAATATTATCGCAAAAATGGCGAATGGAATTGCGGACGATCTTGTAACTTCTACCTATCTCGCTGCGAAATGTCCTGTATTAGTTGCTCCTGCAATGAATCCGAATATGTTCACTCATCCTGCCACACAAAGAAATCTAGCACGTTTGAAAGAAGACGGAGTGATTATCTTAGATCCCCAAGAAGGAGTTGTGGTCTGCGGTGACGAAGGTTATGGCAAACTTGCAGATGTTCCAGTAATGCAAAAAAAGATCCTGGAACAGTACCTAAAAACTTCTAAGTAA